In a single window of the Chloroflexota bacterium genome:
- a CDS encoding enoyl-CoA hydratase/isomerase family protein, translating into MAYETLLFEKTGHKAVITLNRPQALNSFNRAMMRELVEAWAAVKNDGDIWVTILTAVGDKAFCTGIDVRESAAEVAAIGHMERWKDVPGSRVTARQNGCWKPVITAVNGMCAGGGLYFAGDSDITICSENATFFDPHVTYGRVTAVEPVMLTRRIPFGEVMRMSLMGSAWRMNAQRAHQIGLVQEVVPAAKLMETAHAMADVLAELPPLTLAGTVEAIWKGLEMDRQAAMDYGLLVAQRNAFTEDHEEGRRAFAEKRKPQYKNR; encoded by the coding sequence ATGGCATACGAGACATTGCTCTTTGAAAAGACGGGCCACAAGGCGGTCATCACGCTGAACCGGCCGCAGGCGCTGAATTCCTTCAACCGCGCCATGATGCGCGAGTTGGTGGAGGCGTGGGCGGCAGTGAAGAACGACGGAGACATCTGGGTGACGATCCTGACGGCGGTGGGCGATAAGGCCTTCTGCACGGGGATTGACGTGCGGGAGAGCGCGGCGGAAGTGGCGGCGATCGGCCACATGGAGCGGTGGAAGGATGTGCCGGGTTCCCGGGTCACCGCCAGGCAGAACGGCTGTTGGAAGCCCGTCATCACGGCCGTCAACGGCATGTGCGCCGGGGGCGGCCTCTACTTCGCCGGCGATAGCGATATCACCATCTGCTCGGAGAACGCTACCTTCTTCGATCCGCACGTCACCTATGGCCGCGTGACCGCCGTGGAGCCGGTGATGCTGACCCGGCGCATCCCCTTCGGCGAGGTGATGCGGATGTCGCTCATGGGGAGCGCCTGGCGGATGAACGCCCAGCGCGCCCACCAGATCGGCCTGGTGCAGGAAGTGGTGCCCGCGGCAAAGCTGATGGAGACGGCCCATGCGATGGCGGACGTGCTGGCGGAGCTGCCGCCGCTGACCTTGGCGGGAACGGTGGAGGCGATCTGGAAAGGGCTCGAGATGGACCGCCAGGCGGCGATGGACTACGGCCTGCTGGTAGCCCAGCGCAACGCATTCACGGAAGACCACGAAGAAGGCCGGCGCGCCTTTGCCGAAAAACGCAAGCCGCAGTACAAGAACCGCTAA
- a CDS encoding PIG-L family deacetylase, whose amino-acid sequence MPKNASRSTRTANHRVILGVFAHPDDETTSSAGTMCRYSKEGVPVHIISATRGEQGALGTNGVTYTRKELPAVRERELREALARYGANPPVFLGYRDQEMKDANPRELVGKIEAEMLRVRPTAVITFGPHGISKHPDHTAVHKATKKAFDSYRKKTGADVSLLYVALPGKRVKEFKLDLDGPETKPNVTIDITPDFRTKIWGLRNYRSQEDAQFLAKMFEERKVTQESFHQIYPPLPKGTMKTRLWE is encoded by the coding sequence TTGCCGAAAAACGCAAGCCGCAGTACAAGAACCGCTAACCATCGCGTCATCCTGGGTGTCTTCGCGCACCCGGATGATGAGACGACCAGCTCCGCAGGAACGATGTGCCGCTATAGCAAGGAAGGCGTTCCCGTCCACATCATCAGCGCCACGCGCGGAGAGCAGGGCGCTTTGGGCACCAACGGCGTGACCTACACCCGGAAGGAACTGCCGGCCGTCCGGGAGCGTGAGCTGCGGGAGGCGCTGGCGCGCTACGGCGCGAACCCGCCGGTATTCCTGGGCTACCGCGACCAGGAAATGAAGGATGCGAACCCCAGGGAACTGGTGGGCAAAATCGAGGCGGAGATGCTGCGGGTGAGGCCGACGGCGGTGATCACCTTCGGGCCCCACGGCATCTCCAAGCACCCGGACCACACGGCTGTCCACAAAGCGACGAAGAAAGCGTTCGATTCGTACCGGAAGAAGACTGGCGCCGATGTATCGCTTCTCTACGTAGCCCTCCCGGGGAAGCGCGTAAAGGAGTTCAAGCTGGACCTGGACGGCCCTGAGACCAAACCGAACGTGACGATAGACATCACGCCGGACTTCCGGACGAAGATCTGGGGGCTGCGTAACTATCGCTCTCAGGAAGACGCCCAGTTCTTGGCGAAGATGTTCGAGGAGCGAAAGGTTACCCAAGAGTCGTTCCATCAGATCTACCCGCCGTTGCCGAAGGGAACGATGAAGACGAGGCTGTGGGAGTAG
- a CDS encoding VOC family protein, producing the protein MSGKLRLYQTSFTVSDFDRSIAFYRDVLGMTVKRTFLKDGETLGVMTGYPGTQLRIAMLAAGDHEIELLHYIPAAGKKQPPERRDIGAGHIAFQVDDIEAVYKDLKAKGVRFVSPPQDFGAAKACYFTDPDGITLELVQRMPG; encoded by the coding sequence ATGTCCGGCAAGCTGCGGCTCTACCAAACCTCGTTCACCGTCTCGGATTTCGACCGCTCGATCGCCTTCTACCGCGATGTGCTGGGCATGACGGTGAAGCGCACCTTCCTCAAGGACGGGGAGACGCTGGGCGTGATGACTGGCTACCCCGGCACTCAGCTGCGCATCGCCATGCTTGCCGCCGGGGACCACGAGATAGAGCTGCTCCACTACATCCCGGCGGCCGGGAAGAAGCAGCCGCCGGAGCGGCGGGACATCGGCGCGGGACACATCGCGTTCCAGGTGGACGACATCGAGGCTGTGTATAAGGATCTCAAGGCGAAGGGCGTCCGGTTCGTTTCGCCGCCACAAGATTTCGGCGCGGCGAAGGCCTGCTATTTCACCGACCCGGACGGCATCACCCTAGAGCTAGTCCAGCGCATGCCGGGCTAG
- a CDS encoding SDR family oxidoreductase — MEQSLLGLSGKVALVTGGAAGIGRGCAVMLARAGCNIAIADVDKPGAEKVAREVHGMGHRALAIEVDVRKPESVARMLEETVKGLGRLDICVNNVGSMAGHRPTPFLEATPNFFEDVIANNLRATYWCCHAEAKSFIARGVRGSIINISSLAGIRAVKGLSPYGAAKAGIINLTQNIALELAPHGIRVNAIAPATTATEKMTERVAKGDFRPVEEANPMKRLASPEDMGGAAVYLASALAAYVTGHTIVVDGGVSLTTPRPAP, encoded by the coding sequence ATGGAGCAGTCCCTCCTCGGCCTCTCTGGGAAAGTCGCCCTCGTCACCGGGGGCGCGGCCGGCATCGGCCGGGGCTGCGCCGTCATGCTGGCCCGCGCCGGCTGCAACATCGCCATCGCCGATGTGGACAAGCCCGGCGCTGAAAAGGTCGCCCGCGAGGTCCACGGCATGGGCCATCGCGCCCTTGCTATCGAGGTGGACGTTCGCAAGCCTGAAAGCGTCGCGCGCATGCTCGAAGAGACGGTGAAGGGCCTGGGCCGCCTCGATATCTGCGTCAACAACGTCGGCAGCATGGCCGGCCATCGCCCCACGCCCTTCCTGGAGGCCACGCCCAACTTCTTCGAAGATGTCATCGCCAACAACCTGCGCGCCACCTACTGGTGCTGCCACGCGGAAGCCAAGTCCTTCATCGCCAGGGGCGTGCGCGGCTCCATCATCAACATCAGCTCTCTGGCGGGCATCCGCGCGGTGAAGGGCCTCTCTCCCTACGGCGCTGCGAAGGCAGGCATCATCAATCTGACCCAAAACATCGCTTTGGAGCTCGCGCCCCATGGCATACGCGTCAACGCCATCGCGCCCGCCACGACGGCCACGGAGAAGATGACGGAGCGCGTGGCCAAGGGCGACTTCAGGCCCGTAGAAGAGGCAAACCCGATGAAGCGCCTCGCCTCACCGGAGGATATGGGCGGCGCGGCCGTCTACCTGGCCTCCGCCCTCGCCGCATACGTCACCGGGCACACTATTGTGGTGGATGGCGGCGTTTCGCTCACGACGCCGCGCCCCGCGCCCTAG
- a CDS encoding amidohydrolase family protein, producing the protein MPMPFAPRNAMGRPPSLDPAPDDSYNRPIAHRETPMGRTIFADANLIDGEHPPQKNTTVVVEGERISRIAPRGEKVPSLPGDVRFDLGGKSLMPGMVMAHFHPTYQHAGTWGGPVDLQHPPAYLAMVAAKNVHELLMCGYTSYIGASTVHNIDAVLKKAIADKLIQGPRIVAASRDVVTTGGVVDNVPHWWEVGLEGIAFRCDGPDAFRRGVREEIKRGADIIKLYVTWGHGVPGDSEQMAISQDELQAAADAAHERGKLIRGHVVSKKGIMACLKARVDLLDHADAIDGEAIEGILKNKAYVAPSIFYPSRLLEEAKRRGEADQLRWRIVADEFEKTCAMLPEATAAGVKMVVGDDYGTVALPHGSYARELEIYVKRAGIAPLDVIRWATKNGAELMGLGSDLGTVAPGKFADLLVMDGDPTADIAVLQDKNRIKAVMKGGQFEKKAL; encoded by the coding sequence ATGCCCATGCCTTTCGCGCCCCGCAATGCGATGGGCCGGCCGCCTTCCCTTGACCCTGCGCCGGACGACTCCTACAATCGCCCCATCGCACATCGGGAGACTCCCATGGGCCGAACCATCTTCGCCGACGCCAACCTCATAGACGGCGAGCATCCGCCGCAGAAGAACACGACGGTTGTGGTGGAGGGCGAGCGCATCTCTCGCATTGCCCCTCGAGGCGAGAAGGTGCCGTCTCTTCCCGGGGATGTCCGCTTCGATCTAGGCGGCAAGTCCCTCATGCCCGGCATGGTCATGGCCCACTTCCATCCCACCTACCAGCACGCCGGGACCTGGGGAGGCCCCGTAGACCTCCAGCATCCGCCCGCCTACCTCGCCATGGTCGCGGCCAAGAACGTCCACGAGCTCCTCATGTGCGGCTACACCTCGTACATCGGCGCCAGCACCGTCCACAACATAGACGCCGTCCTGAAAAAGGCCATCGCGGATAAGCTCATCCAGGGGCCTCGCATCGTCGCCGCCAGCCGTGATGTCGTCACTACGGGGGGCGTGGTGGACAACGTGCCTCACTGGTGGGAGGTCGGCCTGGAGGGCATCGCCTTCCGCTGTGACGGGCCGGACGCCTTTCGGCGCGGCGTGCGCGAGGAGATTAAGCGCGGCGCCGATATCATCAAGCTCTACGTCACATGGGGCCACGGCGTCCCCGGCGACTCCGAGCAGATGGCCATCAGCCAGGATGAGCTGCAGGCCGCCGCCGATGCCGCCCACGAGCGCGGCAAGCTCATCCGGGGACACGTGGTCTCCAAGAAGGGCATCATGGCCTGCCTCAAGGCTCGCGTGGACCTTCTCGATCATGCCGACGCCATAGACGGCGAAGCCATCGAAGGGATACTGAAGAATAAGGCCTACGTCGCGCCCAGCATCTTCTATCCCTCGCGCCTGCTGGAAGAGGCTAAGCGCCGGGGCGAAGCTGACCAGCTAAGGTGGCGCATCGTGGCCGATGAGTTCGAGAAGACGTGCGCCATGCTCCCCGAGGCGACCGCCGCCGGCGTGAAGATGGTCGTCGGCGACGATTACGGCACCGTGGCGCTTCCCCACGGGAGCTACGCCCGGGAGCTGGAGATCTACGTCAAGCGCGCAGGCATCGCTCCTCTGGATGTTATCCGCTGGGCCACCAAGAACGGCGCTGAGCTCATGGGCCTGGGCAGCGACCTCGGGACCGTCGCCCCCGGGAAGTTTGCCGACTTGTTAGTGATGGACGGCGACCCGACCGCGGATATCGCCGTCCTGCAGGACAAGAACCGCATCAAGGCCGTCATGAAAGGCGGCCAGTTCGAAAAGAAGGCCCTCTAA
- a CDS encoding SDR family oxidoreductase has protein sequence MGIMGPSLRRTEEDTMYKQTTSLAGKAAVVTGAAQGIGKAIAECYAEFGAKVVIVDIQPKPLADAEQAIRKAGGTVLALQKDVRKQADVDSIVQATVKQFGSIDVLVNNVGWTKRKLFMEMTDEEWMEAIDVNLVQAMRCTRAAAKAMMAKGTRGSIINVTTIEGFRAAPGFAPYAAAKAGLTNFTKTMALELGPWGIRINAIAPDATVTPRILEMRPDWAKGSKPPHIPMGRRGQPEDHAGAALYLASDMSAWVTGETIHVGGGTYAASGWRLTNSGHWSTDGINAQVYSGKPFEG, from the coding sequence ATGGGCATAATGGGGCCTTCGCTGAGGCGAACAGAGGAGGACACGATGTACAAGCAGACAACATCGCTGGCCGGCAAGGCGGCGGTGGTGACGGGGGCGGCCCAGGGGATAGGGAAGGCGATCGCGGAGTGCTACGCGGAGTTCGGCGCCAAGGTCGTGATCGTGGACATCCAGCCGAAGCCGCTGGCAGATGCCGAGCAGGCGATACGCAAGGCAGGCGGAACGGTCCTAGCCCTGCAGAAAGACGTGCGAAAGCAGGCGGACGTGGACAGCATCGTGCAGGCAACGGTGAAGCAGTTCGGCTCCATTGACGTGCTGGTGAACAACGTCGGCTGGACGAAACGAAAGCTCTTCATGGAGATGACGGACGAGGAGTGGATGGAGGCGATAGACGTGAACCTGGTGCAGGCGATGCGCTGCACGCGCGCCGCCGCGAAGGCGATGATGGCGAAGGGGACGCGCGGCTCCATCATCAACGTCACCACCATCGAAGGCTTCCGCGCGGCCCCGGGCTTTGCCCCCTATGCCGCAGCGAAGGCTGGCCTCACGAATTTCACGAAGACGATGGCGCTGGAGCTTGGTCCCTGGGGCATCCGCATCAACGCCATCGCGCCGGACGCCACGGTGACGCCGCGCATCCTGGAGATGCGGCCGGATTGGGCCAAGGGCTCCAAGCCGCCGCATATCCCCATGGGCCGCCGGGGCCAGCCGGAGGACCACGCCGGCGCGGCCCTCTACCTGGCCTCCGATATGTCGGCTTGGGTGACAGGCGAGACGATCCATGTGGGCGGCGGGACCTACGCCGCCTCAGGGTGGCGTCTGACCAACTCTGGCCACTGGAGCACAGACGGGATCAACGCCCAGGTCTATTCGGGAAAGCCCTTCGAGGGATAG
- a CDS encoding SDR family oxidoreductase, whose product MAGKGKAIVAGGAGALGLSIARALRNEGYETHVTAIDAHEESRFKASPDVQGITCHIANFADGESVEALFRKVGGPLAAMVTTIGGFAAGPIAELTPEGIDKMTTLNVKTTLLALKGAYPYLKQNPGGAGVVVVAARPAALGGPGMALYAATKAAVANIALSAAQEWLKDGITVNAILPSTMDTPANRAAMPKADFTKWPKTDEVAQVAAFLVGEKARIVSGGAIPVYGKA is encoded by the coding sequence ATGGCAGGCAAAGGAAAGGCAATTGTGGCCGGTGGCGCGGGTGCCTTGGGACTCTCGATCGCGAGGGCATTGAGGAACGAGGGCTATGAGACGCACGTGACGGCGATTGACGCGCATGAAGAGTCGCGGTTCAAAGCATCGCCGGATGTGCAGGGGATCACGTGCCACATCGCGAACTTCGCCGATGGGGAGAGCGTCGAGGCGCTCTTCCGCAAGGTGGGCGGGCCGCTGGCAGCGATGGTGACGACGATCGGCGGGTTCGCGGCAGGGCCCATCGCGGAGCTGACGCCGGAGGGGATCGACAAGATGACGACGCTCAACGTGAAGACGACGCTGCTTGCGCTCAAAGGGGCCTACCCCTATCTGAAGCAGAATCCGGGCGGCGCGGGAGTCGTCGTCGTTGCGGCGCGGCCTGCGGCGCTCGGCGGGCCCGGGATGGCGCTCTACGCGGCGACGAAGGCCGCGGTGGCGAATATCGCGCTCTCGGCGGCGCAGGAGTGGCTGAAGGACGGCATCACTGTGAACGCCATCCTGCCTTCCACGATGGACACCCCCGCCAACAGGGCTGCGATGCCGAAGGCCGACTTCACCAAGTGGCCGAAGACCGATGAGGTGGCGCAGGTGGCGGCCTTCCTGGTAGGCGAGAAGGCGCGCATCGTGTCCGGGGGAGCGATCCCCGTCTACGGGAAGGCGTGA
- a CDS encoding carbonic anhydrase: protein MPLLDDVLAHNKRFVEERTRPVSRAPAKKIAIFTCMDTRLVDFLEPALGLKRGDAKIIKNAGTTVIDPRGGVIRSLVVAVHALGCEEILVIGHLDCGMGTIDEKRLEKKMLASGVSRSAITELQPSLAEWLGTFKDVYGNLRRVTKIIRKNPLIPKSVPVHGLMFDPATGKLEVVVRDRS, encoded by the coding sequence ATGCCGCTGCTTGATGACGTTCTTGCACACAACAAGCGCTTCGTGGAAGAGCGCACCCGTCCCGTGAGCCGCGCGCCTGCCAAGAAGATCGCCATCTTCACCTGCATGGACACGCGCCTTGTGGACTTCCTTGAGCCTGCCCTCGGCCTCAAGCGCGGCGATGCCAAGATCATCAAGAACGCTGGCACTACCGTTATTGACCCCAGGGGCGGAGTCATCCGCAGCCTCGTGGTCGCCGTTCACGCCCTTGGATGCGAAGAGATCCTTGTCATCGGCCACCTGGATTGCGGCATGGGGACGATAGACGAGAAGAGGCTCGAGAAGAAGATGCTCGCCAGCGGCGTCTCGCGATCAGCCATCACAGAGCTTCAGCCCAGCCTCGCCGAATGGCTGGGGACCTTCAAGGACGTCTACGGCAACCTGCGCCGCGTCACCAAGATCATCCGCAAGAACCCGCTTATCCCAAAGAGCGTGCCCGTCCACGGTCTCATGTTCGACCCCGCCACCGGCAAACTCGAAGTCGTCGTCCGCGACCGCAGCTAG
- a CDS encoding copper-translocating P-type ATPase: MPVATEKKEFPVQGMTCASCVRHVERALGETPGVSAASVNLATERASVAYDPSLVTFDALASAVSEAGYTLLPESKESEDADALRKAREVRALRRRFVSSAIVGAFVMLASFNVIPGLNDLSDRARFTALFVIATPVQFWAGRQFYTGAWSAARHRTANMSTLIAVGTVAAWAYSVVATFAPGFFERGGLMADVYYDTAIVIIALILLGRYLEATARSRTSSAIKKLMGMQPKTATVLTDGGEVETLINAVKVGDLLIVKPGERIPVDGVVVSGRSAVDEAMLTGESLPVTKSQGVNVYAGTINTTGGITFRATQIGKGTAIARIVALVQEAQGSKAPIQRLADQIAAIFVPAVIAVAALAFLLWMLVGPSPVLTYALLTFISVLIIACPCALGLATPTAIMVGTGRGAESGILIRNAEALETAHKLDAVMLDKTGTLTQGKPRVTDVIAAGMAERDLAALAASAERRSEHPLALAVVQYAKELGISLSEPQDFAAEAGLGVKAMVDGKAVLIGNDLFMAEWSLHVDGLGDRAKLLSTQGKTPIYVAVDGEVRGLIAIADTIRPESKEAVASLKALGLEVVMVTGDTEGTAKAIAGELGIERVMAQVLPEHKADEVKRLQAEGKRVAMVGDGINDAPALAQADVGIAIGTGADVAMETAAITLMSGDVRGVPRAIALSKATMRAIRQNLFWAFAYNVALIPVAAGVLYPVFNALGGVPDSLDFAFGDQGFLNPILAAAAMALSSVSVVSNSLRLRHSRLSSG; the protein is encoded by the coding sequence ATGCCTGTTGCCACTGAGAAGAAAGAGTTCCCCGTCCAGGGCATGACCTGCGCCTCCTGCGTGCGCCACGTGGAACGCGCCCTGGGCGAGACGCCCGGCGTCTCTGCCGCCTCGGTCAACCTGGCGACCGAAAGGGCCAGCGTTGCGTACGACCCATCCCTTGTCACTTTCGACGCCCTTGCCTCGGCGGTAAGCGAGGCCGGGTACACGCTCCTCCCCGAATCGAAGGAGAGCGAGGATGCCGATGCCCTGCGCAAGGCCCGGGAGGTCCGCGCCCTGCGGCGCCGCTTCGTCAGCAGCGCGATCGTCGGCGCGTTCGTCATGCTCGCCTCTTTCAACGTCATCCCCGGCCTAAATGACCTGAGCGATAGGGCCCGCTTCACGGCGCTCTTCGTCATCGCCACGCCCGTCCAGTTCTGGGCGGGCCGGCAGTTCTACACGGGCGCATGGTCCGCCGCCCGCCATCGCACCGCCAACATGAGCACCCTCATCGCCGTGGGCACCGTCGCCGCCTGGGCCTACAGCGTCGTTGCCACCTTCGCCCCGGGCTTCTTCGAGCGGGGCGGCCTCATGGCCGATGTCTACTACGATACGGCCATCGTGATCATCGCCCTCATCCTTCTGGGCCGATACCTGGAGGCGACGGCCCGCAGCCGCACCTCCTCCGCGATCAAGAAGCTCATGGGCATGCAGCCCAAGACAGCGACGGTGCTCACCGATGGCGGCGAAGTAGAGACGCTCATCAACGCCGTGAAGGTCGGCGACCTGCTCATCGTGAAGCCGGGGGAGCGCATCCCCGTAGACGGCGTTGTGGTCAGCGGCCGCTCCGCCGTGGACGAAGCGATGCTTACCGGCGAAAGCCTCCCCGTCACCAAGAGCCAGGGCGTGAATGTCTACGCAGGCACGATCAACACCACCGGCGGCATCACCTTCCGCGCCACGCAGATCGGCAAGGGGACGGCCATCGCCCGTATCGTCGCCCTCGTCCAGGAGGCGCAAGGCTCGAAGGCGCCCATCCAGCGCCTGGCCGATCAGATCGCCGCGATCTTCGTCCCCGCGGTCATCGCCGTCGCCGCTCTGGCCTTCCTCCTCTGGATGCTCGTCGGCCCGTCGCCGGTCCTCACCTATGCCCTGCTCACCTTCATCTCCGTCCTCATCATCGCTTGTCCCTGCGCCCTGGGCCTTGCGACGCCCACGGCGATCATGGTAGGCACGGGGCGCGGCGCGGAGAGCGGCATCCTTATCCGCAACGCGGAAGCGCTTGAGACGGCGCACAAGCTGGACGCCGTGATGCTGGATAAGACCGGCACACTGACCCAGGGCAAGCCTCGCGTGACCGATGTTATCGCCGCCGGCATGGCCGAGCGCGACCTGGCGGCCCTGGCCGCCTCCGCGGAACGACGCTCGGAGCATCCCCTGGCGCTCGCCGTCGTTCAGTATGCCAAGGAGCTCGGCATTTCGCTCAGCGAACCGCAGGACTTCGCCGCCGAAGCGGGCCTGGGCGTCAAGGCGATGGTGGACGGCAAGGCCGTCCTGATCGGCAACGACCTCTTTATGGCCGAATGGTCGCTCCATGTTGACGGCCTCGGCGACCGCGCGAAGCTCCTCTCCACCCAGGGCAAGACGCCGATCTACGTGGCTGTGGACGGCGAAGTGCGCGGCCTCATCGCCATCGCCGACACGATCCGCCCCGAATCGAAGGAGGCCGTCGCCTCCCTGAAAGCGCTGGGGCTCGAAGTGGTCATGGTCACCGGGGACACCGAAGGCACGGCGAAGGCGATCGCAGGCGAGCTCGGCATTGAGCGCGTGATGGCGCAAGTCCTTCCTGAGCACAAGGCCGATGAAGTGAAACGACTGCAGGCCGAAGGGAAGCGCGTCGCCATGGTGGGCGACGGCATCAACGATGCGCCCGCCCTCGCCCAGGCCGATGTGGGCATCGCCATCGGCACGGGGGCGGACGTGGCGATGGAGACGGCCGCCATCACACTCATGAGCGGCGATGTGCGCGGCGTTCCCCGCGCCATCGCCCTCAGCAAGGCGACGATGCGCGCCATCAGACAGAACCTCTTTTGGGCCTTCGCCTATAACGTGGCCCTCATCCCCGTCGCCGCCGGTGTCCTCTATCCCGTCTTCAACGCCCTCGGCGGCGTTCCCGACTCCCTGGACTTCGCCTTCGGCGATCAGGGCTTCCTGAATCCCATCCTTGCCGCCGCGGCCATGGCCCTCAGCTCCGTCAGCGTTGTCAGCAATTCCCTCCGTCTGCGCCACTCGCGACTTTCGTCAGGTTGA
- a CDS encoding heavy-metal-associated domain-containing protein, with the protein MENVIEKEIPVEGMTCGNCARHVDRAIRGVPGVKAIAVDLLRKRAKVAYDPALATEEAMAQAVKKAGYTLKIAA; encoded by the coding sequence ATGGAGAACGTTATCGAAAAGGAAATCCCCGTTGAAGGCATGACCTGCGGCAACTGCGCCCGCCATGTGGATAGGGCCATCCGCGGCGTCCCCGGCGTCAAGGCCATTGCGGTGGACCTCCTCCGCAAGCGCGCCAAGGTCGCCTACGACCCCGCCCTGGCGACGGAAGAGGCCATGGCCCAGGCCGTGAAGAAGGCCGGTTACACGCTGAAGATTGCGGCGTAA
- a CDS encoding metal-sensitive transcriptional regulator codes for MKNGAKGEAMKRLAYIEGHLDGVRKMVEEDRYCVDILKQTHAIRRAIEKFEVLLLDGHLESCVVHGIREGREKQIVAELRDLYTVRQR; via the coding sequence ATGAAGAACGGTGCGAAGGGCGAAGCCATGAAGCGGCTGGCCTACATCGAGGGGCATCTGGACGGCGTGCGGAAGATGGTGGAAGAGGACCGCTACTGCGTGGACATCCTTAAGCAGACCCACGCCATCCGCCGCGCCATCGAAAAGTTCGAGGTTCTTCTGCTTGACGGTCACCTGGAAAGCTGTGTCGTTCACGGCATCAGGGAAGGCCGCGAGAAGCAGATCGTCGCCGAGCTCCGCGACCTCTACACGGTTCGACAGCGCTGA
- the glpX gene encoding class II fructose-bisphosphatase — protein MPPPNSIAQIAPHFGIDLIRVTEAAALAAGRYMGMGDKNLVDQAAVDAMRATLATIQMEGIVVIGEGEKDEAPMLYIGERLGAAPTPKVDIAVDPIDGTTLTSKGLPGAISAIAVSLRGTMHVPREVVYMDKLAVNKDARGAIDINAPVAENLKNIAKAKKKPVQELIVIVLDRPRHDKLIADIRAAGARVRLISDGDIAAAIHAATPGSPIDVLMGIGGTPEAVVAAAAIRCVGGEIQGKLWPKDEKERQKALAAGIDLNKVYTTEELCGGDDVYFAATGVTGGDMLKGVRYFNGGAETHSIVMRSRSGTVRWVDALHDFTRMDKSPGGNNRK, from the coding sequence ATGCCTCCGCCGAACTCCATCGCCCAGATCGCTCCGCATTTCGGCATTGACCTTATCCGCGTGACGGAGGCCGCAGCCCTAGCCGCCGGGCGGTACATGGGCATGGGCGATAAGAACCTGGTGGACCAGGCCGCCGTGGACGCCATGCGCGCAACCCTCGCCACTATCCAAATGGAGGGCATCGTCGTCATCGGCGAGGGCGAGAAGGACGAAGCGCCGATGCTCTACATCGGCGAGAGGCTCGGCGCGGCCCCGACGCCGAAGGTGGACATCGCCGTGGACCCGATAGACGGCACGACCCTGACCTCGAAGGGGCTTCCCGGCGCCATCTCCGCCATCGCCGTCTCCCTTCGCGGGACGATGCACGTCCCCAGGGAAGTGGTCTACATGGACAAACTCGCTGTCAACAAGGATGCGCGCGGCGCGATTGACATCAACGCCCCCGTGGCCGAGAACCTCAAGAATATCGCCAAGGCGAAGAAGAAGCCCGTCCAAGAGCTCATCGTCATCGTCCTCGACCGCCCACGTCATGACAAGCTCATCGCCGATATCCGGGCCGCCGGCGCGCGCGTCCGCCTCATCTCCGACGGCGATATCGCCGCGGCCATCCATGCCGCCACGCCCGGCAGTCCCATTGACGTGCTGATGGGCATCGGCGGCACACCCGAGGCCGTCGTCGCGGCGGCGGCCATCAGGTGCGTCGGCGGCGAGATCCAGGGGAAGCTTTGGCCCAAGGACGAGAAGGAGAGGCAGAAGGCGCTGGCCGCGGGGATAGACCTGAACAAGGTCTACACGACGGAGGAGCTGTGCGGCGGCGACGACGTCTACTTCGCGGCCACGGGAGTCACCGGGGGCGACATGCTGAAGGGCGTGCGCTACTTCAACGGCGGCGCGGAGACGCACTCCATCGTCATGCGCTCCCGCTCGGGCACGGTCCGCTGGGTGGACGCCCTCCACGATTTCACGCGGATGGACAAGTCGCCAGGCGGGAACAATAGGAAGTAG